From Hyphomicrobiales bacterium 4NK60-0047b, the proteins below share one genomic window:
- a CDS encoding type II secretion system F family protein, with protein sequence MFDNEILIYAAMGMGALSVGVIIYIILDPYLSGANKVEKRKKELAGGGLKKIDSREGHVEARRRQQVSDTMKEIEEKNKKREKATIRLRLQRAGLEGVTVKSFYIFSAIAGLSMAFVLVIVGAPIYLAPLGIFVGGVGLPRYVLSFLTKKRQKAFMSEFVNAIDIIVRGVKAGLPFNDCMQIITTEVGEPVRSEFLNVVEQQKIGVPVEQAMQKLFERVPLQEVNFFCIVVTIQLSVGGNISEALMNLSNVLRDRHKLRSKVQAVSMEAKASAGIIGALPLVVMAAVTFTSPDYMSLLFTHPTGHMILIGSALVMLTGVLVMRWMINFKI encoded by the coding sequence ATGTTTGATAATGAAATTCTTATATATGCAGCTATGGGCATGGGTGCTCTCTCCGTTGGAGTTATAATTTATATAATTTTGGATCCTTATTTGTCTGGTGCAAATAAGGTTGAGAAGCGTAAAAAAGAATTAGCTGGTGGTGGGCTCAAGAAAATAGATAGCCGTGAAGGGCATGTGGAAGCACGTCGCCGCCAACAAGTTTCTGATACGATGAAAGAGATTGAAGAAAAAAATAAAAAGCGTGAAAAAGCAACAATTCGTTTGCGTTTGCAACGTGCTGGTCTGGAAGGGGTGACTGTTAAATCGTTTTATATTTTTTCAGCAATTGCCGGCTTATCTATGGCCTTTGTTCTTGTGATCGTTGGTGCTCCAATTTATCTTGCTCCACTTGGTATATTTGTTGGAGGTGTTGGACTGCCAAGATATGTGCTTAGTTTTCTAACCAAAAAACGCCAAAAAGCATTTATGTCTGAATTTGTAAATGCGATTGATATCATTGTACGCGGTGTAAAGGCAGGCTTGCCGTTTAATGATTGTATGCAAATTATCACGACTGAAGTTGGTGAACCGGTTCGTAGTGAATTTTTAAATGTTGTTGAACAGCAAAAAATTGGTGTGCCCGTAGAACAGGCTATGCAGAAGCTTTTTGAGAGAGTGCCGCTTCAAGAGGTTAATTTCTTTTGTATTGTTGTGACCATTCAGCTTTCTGTAGGTGGTAATATTTCTGAAGCGCTCATGAACCTTTCTAATGTTTTAAGAGATCGCCATAAACTTAGATCCAAGGTTCAGGCTGTTAGTATGGAAGCTAAGGCTTCTGCAGGGATTATCGGAGCACTTCCCTTAGTTGTAATGGCAGCTGTTACTTTCACTAGTCCGGATTATATGTCTTTACTCTTTACTCATCCAACTGGACATATGATTCTTATTGGCAGTGCGCTTGTGATGTTGACGGGAGTGCTTGTTATGAGATGGATGATTAACTTTAAAATTTAG
- a CDS encoding CpaF family protein, which yields MFGKRGSNGNGQVGQGDQAGQGHAPKRPQVDIATKQVEVAPSVELKPKQQAKIEPEPVVETEVRRSENYYDVKTTVFNALIDTIDLTQLANLNNDAAREEIRDIVGEILAIQNVIMPISEQEELIEDICNDVLGYGPLEPLLARDDIADIMINGAHDTFIEVDGKVQHTAVRFTDNMQLLNICQRIVSQVGRRVDETSPICDARLPDGSRVNVIVPPLALEGPTMTIRKFKKDRLTLQQLMEFKAISPEGKQVLEIIGKCRCNIVISGGTGSGKTTLLNCMTAYADKDERVITCEDSAELQLQQPHVVRLETRPPNLEGEGEITMRDLVKNCLRMRPDRIIVGEVRGPEAFDLLQAMNTGHDGSMGTLHSNSPREAISRLESMILMGGFTLPAKTIREMIVGSVDVIVQASRLRDGSRKITRITEVIGMEGEVPTLQDIFVFDIMGEDDNGKLVGRHRSTGITRPKFYERAQYFGEHRRLTEVLANSEVSDEQGNPLGEANV from the coding sequence ATGTTTGGTAAACGCGGTTCTAATGGGAATGGACAAGTTGGTCAGGGTGACCAGGCTGGACAGGGGCACGCCCCTAAACGGCCACAGGTTGATATTGCAACAAAGCAAGTTGAAGTTGCTCCTTCCGTAGAATTAAAACCAAAACAGCAAGCCAAAATTGAACCTGAACCAGTTGTCGAAACTGAAGTCAGGCGCTCTGAAAATTATTATGATGTTAAAACAACCGTTTTTAATGCTCTCATTGATACGATTGACCTAACTCAGTTAGCTAATTTGAATAATGATGCTGCTCGTGAAGAAATCCGCGATATTGTTGGTGAAATTCTGGCTATCCAGAATGTCATTATGCCGATTTCGGAACAAGAGGAATTGATTGAGGATATTTGTAATGATGTGCTTGGTTATGGTCCTTTGGAGCCATTGTTAGCGCGTGATGATATCGCAGATATTATGATCAATGGAGCGCATGATACCTTCATTGAAGTTGATGGTAAGGTTCAGCATACTGCTGTGCGTTTTACCGATAACATGCAGCTTCTAAATATCTGTCAGCGGATTGTTAGTCAGGTTGGTCGCCGGGTTGATGAAACCAGCCCCATTTGTGATGCGCGCTTGCCAGACGGGTCTCGTGTGAACGTTATTGTTCCTCCGCTTGCTCTTGAAGGTCCGACTATGACTATTCGGAAATTTAAGAAAGACCGTTTAACCCTTCAGCAATTAATGGAGTTTAAAGCCATCTCTCCGGAAGGCAAGCAAGTTCTTGAAATTATTGGAAAATGTCGCTGTAATATTGTTATATCTGGTGGTACGGGTTCTGGTAAGACGACGCTTTTGAACTGTATGACTGCTTATGCTGATAAAGATGAGCGTGTCATTACATGTGAAGATAGTGCGGAACTTCAACTGCAGCAACCACATGTTGTTCGATTAGAAACACGCCCTCCTAACCTTGAAGGTGAGGGAGAGATCACTATGCGTGATTTGGTGAAGAACTGTTTGCGTATGCGCCCAGATAGAATCATTGTGGGTGAGGTTCGTGGGCCTGAAGCTTTTGATTTATTACAAGCTATGAATACAGGGCACGATGGCTCAATGGGAACGTTACACTCTAACAGTCCGAGAGAAGCAATTAGCCGTCTAGAAAGTATGATCTTGATGGGTGGTTTTACACTCCCAGCTAAAACTATTCGTGAGATGATTGTTGGGTCTGTTGATGTGATTGTTCAAGCTTCACGTCTTAGAGATGGATCGCGTAAAATTACACGTATAACTGAAGTTATTGGCATGGAAGGTGAAGTGCCAACTTTGCAGGATATTTTTGTTTTTGACATTATGGGTGAAGATGACAATGGAAAACTTGTTGGGCGTCATCGCTCCACAGGTATTACCCGTCCTAAGTTTTATGAACGTGCTCAATATTTTGGTGAACATCGCCGATTAACGGAAGTTTTGGCAAATTCTGAAGTATCTGATGAGCAAGGTAATCCATTAGGGGAAGCCAATGTTTGA